From the genome of Paraburkholderia sp. BL10I2N1:
GGCGCAATAGCGATAACGTGGCGGCATGGCCTGGTGCCGAGGCCAGCTTCATGGATGCCGGGGTGGCGGTCAGCGTGATCCACGGTGTCAAGCAGAGCGACGCGCCAGAGCGCTTCGAAGAGCTGAAAGCCGAGTTCTCGCGCGACACATCAGCCTATGCGCTGGCGGGGGCGTTCGGCGCACAAAAACCATTATCGATCCGCGCGATACCCGTAGTCATCTTATCGATACGCTCGATTGTCAAAGGCGTGCGCGTGATGCCGGCATGGCCCACCATGAAATGCGTGCCTGGCCCCACTTACATTTAATTTCGGGATACAGAAAGAGAATCGACCCATGACGTTACGCACCATTCGCTCGGAAATCACCGGAACGGTTTGGAAGATCAGTGCCGCCGAAGGCGACGTGCTCGCCGAAGATGATGTGATCATGGTCCTGGAATCCATGAAAATGGAGATCCCGGGTCGCGGCGCCCGACGGCGGCAAGCTGGTCAGGCTCCTGATCAATGAAGGGGACGCAGTGCGCGAAGGACAGGATCTCGCAAGCTTCGACGCCGATTAACTTCATCACTCAAATCACAGCATGAATACCTCATCAGACTGGATGGATCTCGATTCGCCCGAGGCGCCTTCGGTAGCCGCGGAATTGCGGCCGCGCGACAGTCTTCGCCCGCAGACGATACCGGACCAACTCGCCGAGCGGATCTATCGCCTGATCGCCAGTGGCGAATTCAAACCGGGGGATCGCATCCGCGAAGAAGACATGTCCGCGCGGTTTGACGTGAGCCGCGGTCCGGTTCGGGAAGCCTTGCGTATTCTCGAGAAAGATGGCGTCATCAGCATGATTCCCAATCGCGGCGCGCATGTGACGCGGTTGGCGGTCAAGGAAGTGAATGACATCTTTGAAATACGCAAGGCTCTCCATGGCCTGATGGTCAGGAAATTCATTTCTGTTGACGAAGCCCTGATTGCCGCTATGGACCGTGACGTTAGTGAGCTCGAGCGCCTTTCCGAAATGCCGGAAAAGGTGACCGAGTACGTCCGGATCAGCGCGCGGCTCAGCATGAGCATCGCGGCCAGATCGGATAACACCAAGCTCGCCGAGATGATTCGCTCGCTGGCACGGCAGACCATGCGTTACACGCAACTCGGGCTCGCTGATCCGACACGCCGGCTCGAATCGGCCAAAAACTGGCGCAGGGTTGCCAATGCCCTGAAAGCGGGTGATTTCGATGAAGCCGGCGCAGCCAGCGACCAGCTCATCGAGGATTCGCGCCATGAGGCCGTGAAGCAGCTGGAGGCAACGAACGCCATGTCGGACAAGCCAAAAACTGCAACCTGAGCAATTACCAAATCGCTTCTCCGAGAAAACCAATGCATCAACCTAAAATCGCCGGCCACGCCATTTCGTGGGCGTCGGCGCAGCATGGTAACCGTCCGGCGGTGATCATCCACGACCGTACCTACTCGTTCACCGAAGTCGAACGAAGAAGTAACCAGCTGGCCAACGCTTTGACCGGTTTGGGCTTGCGTCCAGGCGACCGTCTGGCAACCTTGCTCGGCAACTGTATCGAGAGTCTCGACAGCGTGTTCGGTGCGGAAAAAGCGGCGCAAACTTATGTCGCGCTCAATGCGCGCCACACATTGGCCGAGCACGTGGATATCCTGAACGACGCGGAGGCCACGACGCTCATCGTCGGCCCTGAATTCACCGGGCTCGCTTGTGCAATGCGCGCCCGGGTTCCCTCGCTGAGGCACATTATCGGTGTCAAGGTCGCTGATGGCGACGTGCTTGACTATGACGCCTTGCTGGAAGGCGCGAGCGATCGCTTCCCGGCACTCCCGATTGCGCCCGAGCTGCTGGTGCGCATAGCCTACACGTCGGGAACGACCGGCAAGCCGAAGGGCGTCGCCTACTCGGTCGAGCGCTGGTACACGCGCCTGACGAACCATTTCTACGCAATGGAGTTCGAGCTTGGCGTCGAGGACGCAATGCTCCATGTTGGTCCGTTGACGCATGCTGCGGGGGTTTATCTGTTGCCGTGCTATTTGCGCGGCGCGCGCAACGTGATCGCGGAAAAATTCGATGCCGCGCAGGTAATTGCGCTGGTCGAGCGCCATCGGGTGACCCAGTTGATGCTGGTGCCGACAATGCTCAAGCGTCTGCTCGAAGAACTCGACGCCGGTGCTGCCGCCGATCTGTCGTCACTGCGGCGCATCCATTACGGCACTGCGCCGACTCCGCTCGATACGGTCAAGCGTGCCATCACGAGGTTCGGTCCGATTCTTCGCCAGCAGTATGGGATGACAGAAGTGGTGCAACCTCTTTCCGTTCTCTATCCGCATGATCACGTCGTGGACGGCCCGGCTGACGAGACTGCGCGCACGCTCTCGTGCGGGCGTCCCACCATCAATGTCGATATCGCCATTCACGATGCAGACGGCAAGCCTGTGGCGACGGGGGAAGTCGGCGAGATCGCTGTCGCCCATTGGGGTATTGGTGAGGTCGCTTTCTGGCGCCGGCCGGACCTTGAAGAGCAGAGCATTCGCAACGGCTGGTACTACACCGGGGATCTCGGCAAGTTCGACGATGCCGGCTACCTGTACATCGTGGGTCGTAACAAGGACATGATCATCAGTGGCGGGTTCAACGTCTATTCGCGCGAAGTGGAAGATGCACTGTGCAGACATCCGTCCGTGCTTGATGCGGCCGTGGTTGGCATTCCGGATCGCGAATGGGGCGAACTGGTGGCAGCGTTCGTCGTGCTTCGCCCCGGTCAGACCCTGACAGCCGACGCATTTGGGCAGTACTGCGGCGAATTGATTGCCGGTTACAAGAAGCCGCGCGTGACTGAGTTCGTCGATGAACTCCCGCGCAACGGTTCCGGCAAAGTTTTGAAGAACGAGCTGCGCGCAAGCTACATGGCGAGGCATGGCATCACGCAGGAAGGAATCACAGCTGTCTATAGCTGATTGGGAAAGAGGTTTCAAATGGATGAAGCAACGATTACGGCATCGATGGAATGGGCACCTGAAATCGAAGAGATTTCCGCCCGGCGAACTGTTGCCTTGCAACTGGGAGGCGACGAAGCTATTGCCAGACAACATGCCAAGGGTAAGCTCACGGCCCGCGAGCGCATCGAGAAATTGCTCGACGCCGGCAGCTTTAGCGAATTCGGAATACTTGCCGGGACGGTGAAGTACGGCCCGGACGGCGTCCGGCAGTCGATGACGCCGAGCACCGCAATTTCCGGCGTCGGTCGGATCAACGGGCGCAAGACCGTCGTCGCAGCGGACGATTTCACGATCCGCGGCGGCTCTTCCGAGGGGGCAGTCGCCGAAAAATGGATCTACACGGATCGCTACGCCTGGGAATACAAGTTGCCGATCGTCCGCATGATCGACAGCGCGGGCGGCAGCGTCAAGCTACTGGATAAGCTGGGCCACACAAAGATTCCCGGCTATCCGTTGCTACCCATGACGCAGTTGCTTGGCGCAGTGCCTGTCGTCGGCATTGCGCTTGGGGCCTGTGCTGGATTAGGCGCTGTTCGTGTCGCGTCGTCCCACCTTTCGATCATGGTGCGCGGGCAAAGCCAGGTCTTTGCCGGCGGTCCGCCGGTAGTGAAGCAGGCGTTCGGCATCGACATCGACAAGGACGAGCTCGGCGGATACGACGCGGTCCATCGCCACAGCGGTGCGGTGAATCTTGCCGTGGACAGCGAAGAAGAGGCACTAGCCGCCGCGCAGCGATTTCTTTCCTATCTGCCGGTCAATGTTTGGGAACAGCCGCAGGTCGCCGCCTGTGCGGACGATCCGCAGCGTTGCGATCCCTGGCTCAATGACGCGATTCCGAGGAATTCGCGGAAGATTTTCAATCCACGAAAAATTCTGAAGTCGATATTCGATCATGGATCCCTGTTTGAAATTTCCCCGGATTTTGGCGGCTCAACCATCACGTGCTTCGCACGCTTGAACGGATACGCGGTCGGGGTCATCACCAACAATCCGTCAGTCGCTGGTGGCGCCCTCACGCGTAGTGCAGCATTGAAACTGGCGCGCTTTGTTGATCTGTGCGACACCTTCCACCTGCCGATCGTCAACCTGGTTGATCAGCCAGGTCTCATGACCGGACCCGACGCCGAGCGTATGGGAACGATCACGGCCGGCATGCAGGCCGTGAATGCAATTGAACAATCGAGCGTGCCCTGGCTCGCTATCGTGCTGCGCCGCTGCGTAGGCCTTGCCGGCGCCATGATCAGCCCCTGGCATGGACCGAGCGGGACCGCCCTGCCGCACCGCTATGCATGGCCGTCGGCGCGCTGGGGTTCGATCCCTATCGAGGGGGGTGTCGCCGCCGCCTACAAGACCGAAATTGAACAGGCGCCTGACCCGCTCGCCAGGCGCCAGGAAATCGAAGCCCATTACCACGCGATCGCCTCGCCATTTCGAACGGCCGAGCGATTTGGCGTTATCGACATTATCGAACCCGCCACGACACGGCCCCTGCTGTGCAACTGGGTCGAAGATGCCTATCACGTCGCGCGCCAACGGCTCGGACCGAAAGCGCGAACCATGCGGTGAGAGACTGGATAAGAGTCTGGACCAGACCGGCAGGCAATGCAGGAGCATCAACGGCGTGTCGGAGCAGTTGGACATGACGAGGAGCCGCATGCCTGGGTGCCCCGTTCCGCCGCCGCGCTAGGCAGACTGAATCAATACGGGCTCTTACCAAGGGCCTTCGGGATGAAAAAAATACGGCAAAGACTGTATTGCGTCCCGGAGTAGTTTCATAGACATAGTCCGGAGACTTCGATGAACTGGAAAAAATACCCGGCCGCCGTGCTGTTAGTACTGCTGGCGATGCACATACTGGCACAGGTCGACCGCAACGTGCTGCTCGGCTTCTCGCCACAAGTCACCAGGGAGCTGGCGATTGGCAACGCCCAATACGGTTTCCTCGTGGGCCCCGTGTGGGTCTTGAGTTACGGCTTCATGGCGATGTTCATGGGTACGTTGGCCGATCGCTTTTCACGCACGCGCGTGATCGCGGCGGGTGTGATGATCTGGAGCGTCTGCACCGTGGCGTCCGGTTATGCCCAGAATTTTGAACAGATGGTGGCCGCGCGCTTCCTGGTTGCCAGCGGTGAAGCCGCTTTGGTGCCGGCTGCGGTGGCGCTGCTGGCCGACCTCTTTCCGCCCCACCGGCGCGGCACTGCCATTAGTATCTTCTTCATGGGGATTCCTCTCGGCATCGGTGTCAGCTTCCTGCTGGCCGGCACGGTTGGCGCATCGCATGGCTGGCGCGAGACCTTCCACTGGCTCGGCATCGTCGGCCTCCTGATCGCAGTACCCCTGTCATTCCTGACGGAAGACCGCAGCAAGCTCGCTGCGCACGAGAAGGGCGCTCCGTTCCTGCCACAAATGCAGGCCGTCTGGTCTGCGGTGCGCAGCGTGCCGGCCTTGCGCATGACCATCGTTGGCTTCGTGATGGTGAATATGATGTTCCCGAGCCTCGCTTTCACGCAGATCTGGCTGGTCAACGAACGCGGCCTCGATGCCGCAGGCATGGCGACGCGTATCGGGGCCTTGCAACTGGTGTTCGGCACGCTCGGCGCGTTGATCGGGGGTGGCCTGGGCGATCGCTTTGCGCGCAAGTTCAAAAGTGGCCATGGCGGTTTCATGGCGCTGTTGATTGCCGTGTGCGCCCCGTTGATGATCGCTTACCGTTTTGCGCCGGCGGGTTCACTGCTGTTCTATCTCGGCATGTGCGCCGGGTTTTTTATGCCGCTGGCGGTGTACGGTCCGGCCACTACCCTGATACAGGGCCTGGTGCAGCCGTCCATGCGCTCATCCATTATCGGTTTCAGCATGTTGCTGCTTAACATCTTTGCGGTTGCCATCGCCAGCCTGGCGGTTGGCGCAATCAGGGATTATCTGGCCGCGAACGGCACCGTCGCCCCGTTCACCAAGGTATTGCTGACCACCGACATGCTGGCCATCTCGGCGTCGTTGTTCTTTGCTCTGGCAGCACGCCGCGTTCAAGGCTTGCAACTCGCCTGTCTCGGAAGGGTTAATTAAGCGATTCGTGGCGTCTACAGACCGTATGGCGTTCACTATTTTTCGAAGTCGCCCATAGCTGCGCATTTCCCGATAAGTGCGTCGTGTAAAGCGCCGATCTCGATCCCGCTGTTTCATGGCGGGCCACGCAACCGTGCGGCAACGCCCCGCATTCAGCACACCAATGGCACCCGGCATCGTCATCACGCGATGCCTCATTCTGTTTCGTTTTGCCTGAAAGTATTCGCATGCCCCGGCAGGGCAGGCCGCGCGCAGCGCCACTGCCGCACTGCCTCCGTGTTCGCATGCCAAGGAGTTGTTTTGGAAACGCTAGCAACCGAAGACTGGGTCTCACGCAGCCTGCGTGCCGTGTGGCACCCCTGCACCCAGATGAAGCACCACGAGCGCCTGCCGCTCGTGCCCGTTGCGCGCGGTCAAGGCGCATGGCTCTACGACCGCGCCGGCCATCGGTATGTCGACGCGATCAGCTCATGGTGGGTCAACCTGTTCGGCCACGCCAACCCGCGCATCAACGCGGCGCTGAAAGACCAGCTCGACACGCTCGAACACGCGATGCTCGCGGGCTGCACACATGAGCCCGCCATCGAACTCGCGGAGCGCCTCGGAGCGCTCACCGGCAACACGCTCGGCCACGCGTTCTTCGCGTCCGATGGCGCATCGGCGGTCGAGATCGCATTAAAGATGAGCTTCCACTCGTGGCGCAATCGCGGCTTCGCCGACAAACAGGAATTCGTCTGCGTCGCCAACAGCTATCACGGCGAAACCATCGGCGCGCTCGGCGTCACCGATGTCGCGCTGTTCAAGGACGCCTACGATCCGTTGATCCGCCACGCGCACGTCGTGGCGTCGCCCGATGCGCGCCTCGCGCAACCCGGTGAAACCGCCGCCGACGTCGCGCGCCGCGCGCTCGATCACGTTCGCTCGCTATTCGAAGCGCGCGCCACGAAAATCGCCGCGCTGATCGTCGAGCCACTGGTGCAATGCGCGGCCGGCATGGCGATGCACGATGCGTCGTATCTAGCCGGCTTGCGCGCACTATGCGATCAGCACGGCGTGCATCTGATCGCCGATGAAATCGCCGTCGGTTGCGGCCGCACCGGCACCTTCTTCGCATGCGAGCAGGCTGGCATCTGGCCGGACTTCCTGTGTCTGTCGAAAGGCATTAGCGGCGGTTACCTGCCGCTCTCGATCGTGCTTTCGCGCGATGAAATCTTCGCCGCCTTCTATCACGACGACACCGCGCGCGGCTTCCTGCACTCGCATTCGTACACCGGCAATCCGCTCGCCTGCCGCGCGGCGCTCGCCACGCTCGATCTGTTCGCGAGCGACAACGTCCTCGCCGGCAACGCGCGGAAGTCTACGAAACTGAAGGCCGCGCTCGCGCCGCTCGCCGAGCACAAGCAGGTGCGCAATCTGCGTCAGTGCGGCACGATCTTCGCGTTCGACGCAGTGATCGACGATGCTCAGCATGCCAAAACTTTCTCGCGCCGCTTCTTCGAAAACGCGTTGCAGCGCGAACTGCTGCTGCGCCC
Proteins encoded in this window:
- a CDS encoding acetyl-CoA carboxylase biotin carboxyl carrier protein subunit, whose product is MTLRTIRSEITGTVWKISAAEGDVLAEDDVIMVLESMKMEIPGRGARRRQAGQAPDQ
- a CDS encoding GntR family transcriptional regulator, which codes for MDLDSPEAPSVAAELRPRDSLRPQTIPDQLAERIYRLIASGEFKPGDRIREEDMSARFDVSRGPVREALRILEKDGVISMIPNRGAHVTRLAVKEVNDIFEIRKALHGLMVRKFISVDEALIAAMDRDVSELERLSEMPEKVTEYVRISARLSMSIAARSDNTKLAEMIRSLARQTMRYTQLGLADPTRRLESAKNWRRVANALKAGDFDEAGAASDQLIEDSRHEAVKQLEATNAMSDKPKTAT
- a CDS encoding AMP-binding protein gives rise to the protein MHQPKIAGHAISWASAQHGNRPAVIIHDRTYSFTEVERRSNQLANALTGLGLRPGDRLATLLGNCIESLDSVFGAEKAAQTYVALNARHTLAEHVDILNDAEATTLIVGPEFTGLACAMRARVPSLRHIIGVKVADGDVLDYDALLEGASDRFPALPIAPELLVRIAYTSGTTGKPKGVAYSVERWYTRLTNHFYAMEFELGVEDAMLHVGPLTHAAGVYLLPCYLRGARNVIAEKFDAAQVIALVERHRVTQLMLVPTMLKRLLEELDAGAAADLSSLRRIHYGTAPTPLDTVKRAITRFGPILRQQYGMTEVVQPLSVLYPHDHVVDGPADETARTLSCGRPTINVDIAIHDADGKPVATGEVGEIAVAHWGIGEVAFWRRPDLEEQSIRNGWYYTGDLGKFDDAGYLYIVGRNKDMIISGGFNVYSREVEDALCRHPSVLDAAVVGIPDREWGELVAAFVVLRPGQTLTADAFGQYCGELIAGYKKPRVTEFVDELPRNGSGKVLKNELRASYMARHGITQEGITAVYS
- a CDS encoding carboxyl transferase domain-containing protein, with amino-acid sequence MDEATITASMEWAPEIEEISARRTVALQLGGDEAIARQHAKGKLTARERIEKLLDAGSFSEFGILAGTVKYGPDGVRQSMTPSTAISGVGRINGRKTVVAADDFTIRGGSSEGAVAEKWIYTDRYAWEYKLPIVRMIDSAGGSVKLLDKLGHTKIPGYPLLPMTQLLGAVPVVGIALGACAGLGAVRVASSHLSIMVRGQSQVFAGGPPVVKQAFGIDIDKDELGGYDAVHRHSGAVNLAVDSEEEALAAAQRFLSYLPVNVWEQPQVAACADDPQRCDPWLNDAIPRNSRKIFNPRKILKSIFDHGSLFEISPDFGGSTITCFARLNGYAVGVITNNPSVAGGALTRSAALKLARFVDLCDTFHLPIVNLVDQPGLMTGPDAERMGTITAGMQAVNAIEQSSVPWLAIVLRRCVGLAGAMISPWHGPSGTALPHRYAWPSARWGSIPIEGGVAAAYKTEIEQAPDPLARRQEIEAHYHAIASPFRTAERFGVIDIIEPATTRPLLCNWVEDAYHVARQRLGPKARTMR
- a CDS encoding MFS transporter, whose amino-acid sequence is MNWKKYPAAVLLVLLAMHILAQVDRNVLLGFSPQVTRELAIGNAQYGFLVGPVWVLSYGFMAMFMGTLADRFSRTRVIAAGVMIWSVCTVASGYAQNFEQMVAARFLVASGEAALVPAAVALLADLFPPHRRGTAISIFFMGIPLGIGVSFLLAGTVGASHGWRETFHWLGIVGLLIAVPLSFLTEDRSKLAAHEKGAPFLPQMQAVWSAVRSVPALRMTIVGFVMVNMMFPSLAFTQIWLVNERGLDAAGMATRIGALQLVFGTLGALIGGGLGDRFARKFKSGHGGFMALLIAVCAPLMIAYRFAPAGSLLFYLGMCAGFFMPLAVYGPATTLIQGLVQPSMRSSIIGFSMLLLNIFAVAIASLAVGAIRDYLAANGTVAPFTKVLLTTDMLAISASLFFALAARRVQGLQLACLGRVN
- the bioA gene encoding adenosylmethionine--8-amino-7-oxononanoate transaminase yields the protein METLATEDWVSRSLRAVWHPCTQMKHHERLPLVPVARGQGAWLYDRAGHRYVDAISSWWVNLFGHANPRINAALKDQLDTLEHAMLAGCTHEPAIELAERLGALTGNTLGHAFFASDGASAVEIALKMSFHSWRNRGFADKQEFVCVANSYHGETIGALGVTDVALFKDAYDPLIRHAHVVASPDARLAQPGETAADVARRALDHVRSLFEARATKIAALIVEPLVQCAAGMAMHDASYLAGLRALCDQHGVHLIADEIAVGCGRTGTFFACEQAGIWPDFLCLSKGISGGYLPLSIVLSRDEIFAAFYHDDTARGFLHSHSYTGNPLACRAALATLDLFASDNVLAGNARKSTKLKAALAPLAEHKQVRNLRQCGTIFAFDAVIDDAQHAKTFSRRFFENALQRELLLRPIGTTVYLMPPYILDDEELALLASRTRETFEATLAEAR